In Allomuricauda ruestringensis DSM 13258, the following proteins share a genomic window:
- a CDS encoding TraR/DksA family transcriptional regulator, which yields MAEDSTVRYSDKDLAEFRALIEEKIEKAKKHLELLKSSYMNDGNNGTDDTSPTFKAFEEGSETMSKEANTQLAIRQEKFIRDLKNALLRIENKTYGVCRVTGKLINKERLKLVPHATLSIEAKNMQK from the coding sequence ATGGCAGAAGATTCAACAGTAAGATATTCCGACAAGGACCTTGCAGAATTCAGGGCTTTGATAGAGGAAAAAATAGAGAAGGCCAAGAAACACTTGGAACTTTTAAAGAGCTCCTACATGAACGATGGTAACAACGGTACAGATGATACTTCACCAACGTTTAAAGCATTTGAGGAAGGCTCTGAGACCATGAGCAAGGAAGCGAACACCCAATTGGCCATCCGTCAGGAGAAATTTATCCGCGACTTAAAGAATGCGCTATTGAGAATTGAGAACAAGACTTATGGTGTTTGCAGGGTTACCGGAAAGCTCATCAACAAGGAGCGATTAAAGCTTGTGCCCCATGCTACTTTGAGCATTGAGGCGAAGAACATGCAGAAGTAA
- the ileS gene encoding isoleucine--tRNA ligase: protein MKFAEYKGLDLPKVSEEILDFWKDKQIFEKSVSTREGKESYVFYEGPPSANGMPGIHHVMARTIKDIFPRYKTMKGFQVKRKAGWDTHGLPVEIGVEKELGITKEDIGKKISVEDYNAACKKAVMRYTDVWNEMTEKVGYWVDMDNPYITYKSKYMESVWWLLKQIYDKGLIYKGYTIQPYSPKAGTGLSSHELNQPGTYQDVTDTTVTAQFKAKTDSLPAVLKKVEGDIFFLAWTTTPWTLPSNTALTVGPKIEYVLVRSYNQYTFEPINVVVAKNLVNYNFSGKFSKVETEEELKSFQEGDKKIPYLVGETFVGKDLVGIQYEQLIDYVQPYQNPENAFRIISGDFVTTEDGTGIVHTAPTFGADDALVAKQATPEVPPMLVLDENDNPVPLVDLQGKFRPEMKEFGGKYVKNEYYDEGEVPEKSVDVEIAIKLKIENKAFKVEKYVHSYPNCWRTDKPILYYPLNSWFIKVTDVKDRMFELNQTINWKPKSTGEGRFGNWLANANDWNLSRSRYWGIPLPIWRTEDGKEELMIGSVEELKSEMAKAVEAGVLEKDVFEDFVVGDMSESNYDKIDLHKNIVDGITLVSPSGQPMKREADLIDVWFDSGSMPYAQWHYPFENKEFIDDGVAFPANFIAEGVDQTRGWFYTLHAIATMVFDSIAYKNVVSNGLVLDKEGKKMSKRLGNAVDPFEVLPEHGPDATRWYMISNANPWDNLKFDIEGVVEVKRKFFGTLYNTYSFMALYANIDEFDYSEADIPLQDRPEIDQWILSELHTLIKNVDEAYGDYEATRAARMISDYVQENLSNWYVRLSRRRFWKGDYQQDKISAYQTLYTCLATVAKLSAPIAPFFMDQLYKDLDATTKKDGFESVHLAEFPVFDANMVNKDLERKMQLAQKISSLVLSIRQKEKIKVRQPLQKIMIPVLDNEQRSDIEAVSDLVKSEVNVKEIEMLDDASGVLVKQIKPNFKVLGPKFGKDMKAIAAGVSKLGQEDIQKMEREGELLLQLENKTVNLQLTDVDISSQDIEGWLVASSGPLTVALDVTIDETLRKEGIARELVNRIQNLRKESGFEVTDKIDIKILKDGFVENAVSSNEDYIKTETLTAELNFEEKLEEGIAIAFDEVNTKLFIQKH from the coding sequence ATGAAGTTTGCGGAATATAAGGGATTGGATTTGCCAAAAGTATCTGAAGAAATTCTTGACTTTTGGAAGGACAAACAGATTTTTGAAAAGAGCGTTTCCACACGGGAGGGCAAGGAGAGCTATGTATTTTATGAAGGCCCACCATCTGCAAACGGAATGCCCGGGATCCATCACGTAATGGCGCGTACCATCAAGGATATATTTCCGCGGTACAAAACAATGAAGGGTTTTCAGGTAAAAAGAAAAGCGGGATGGGATACCCACGGCCTACCTGTAGAGATAGGCGTAGAAAAGGAGCTTGGCATTACCAAAGAGGATATTGGAAAGAAAATATCGGTTGAAGATTACAATGCGGCCTGTAAAAAAGCGGTAATGCGTTACACGGACGTTTGGAACGAGATGACCGAAAAAGTGGGGTATTGGGTGGATATGGACAATCCATATATCACATACAAGTCCAAGTACATGGAGTCCGTTTGGTGGTTGTTAAAACAGATTTACGACAAAGGGCTTATCTATAAAGGCTACACTATTCAACCCTATTCGCCAAAGGCGGGTACAGGGTTGAGCTCACATGAGTTGAATCAACCAGGTACTTATCAGGATGTGACGGATACCACGGTTACGGCTCAATTCAAGGCTAAAACCGATTCACTTCCAGCGGTTTTAAAGAAAGTTGAGGGGGATATCTTTTTCTTGGCATGGACAACCACTCCTTGGACGCTTCCATCGAACACAGCTTTGACCGTAGGGCCAAAAATTGAGTATGTACTTGTAAGATCATACAACCAATACACCTTTGAGCCCATCAATGTGGTGGTGGCTAAAAACCTGGTGAATTATAACTTTTCTGGAAAATTCTCCAAAGTTGAAACAGAGGAAGAACTGAAATCATTTCAAGAAGGTGATAAAAAGATTCCATATTTGGTAGGAGAAACTTTTGTAGGCAAGGATTTGGTCGGCATCCAGTACGAACAGTTGATTGATTATGTGCAACCCTACCAAAACCCAGAAAATGCTTTCAGAATAATTTCCGGGGATTTTGTAACCACCGAAGACGGTACGGGAATTGTACATACCGCGCCCACCTTTGGTGCGGACGATGCCTTGGTGGCAAAACAGGCCACACCAGAAGTGCCTCCGATGCTGGTTTTGGACGAAAATGACAATCCAGTTCCATTGGTGGACCTTCAAGGCAAGTTTAGACCCGAAATGAAGGAGTTTGGCGGCAAATATGTAAAGAACGAATACTATGATGAGGGCGAAGTGCCCGAAAAGTCTGTTGATGTTGAGATTGCCATCAAACTAAAAATAGAGAACAAGGCCTTTAAGGTCGAGAAATATGTGCACAGTTACCCAAATTGCTGGCGTACGGATAAACCCATCTTGTATTATCCATTGAATTCTTGGTTTATCAAAGTAACCGATGTCAAGGATCGTATGTTCGAGCTGAACCAGACCATCAACTGGAAACCAAAATCCACTGGCGAAGGGCGTTTTGGGAACTGGTTGGCCAATGCGAACGACTGGAACCTATCCCGATCAAGATACTGGGGCATTCCATTGCCCATTTGGCGAACCGAAGATGGTAAGGAGGAACTGATGATAGGTTCCGTGGAAGAACTAAAGTCAGAAATGGCCAAAGCTGTTGAGGCGGGTGTGTTGGAGAAGGATGTTTTTGAGGATTTTGTAGTGGGTGATATGAGCGAGTCCAACTACGACAAAATCGACCTGCATAAAAATATAGTGGATGGCATCACTTTGGTTTCCCCATCCGGACAGCCCATGAAGCGCGAAGCAGACCTTATCGACGTTTGGTTCGATAGTGGTTCCATGCCCTACGCACAATGGCACTATCCTTTTGAGAACAAGGAATTTATTGATGATGGCGTAGCGTTTCCGGCCAACTTTATCGCTGAAGGTGTGGATCAGACCCGTGGTTGGTTCTATACCCTACATGCGATTGCTACTATGGTTTTTGATAGCATCGCCTATAAAAATGTAGTCTCCAATGGGCTTGTTTTGGACAAGGAAGGCAAAAAAATGTCCAAACGATTGGGCAATGCCGTAGACCCGTTCGAGGTGTTGCCAGAACATGGTCCCGATGCCACACGTTGGTACATGATTTCCAACGCCAACCCTTGGGACAACCTGAAATTTGATATTGAAGGCGTTGTTGAGGTAAAACGAAAGTTCTTTGGAACACTGTACAATACCTACTCCTTTATGGCGCTTTATGCCAATATTGATGAATTTGATTATTCCGAAGCCGATATTCCGTTACAGGACAGGCCAGAGATTGATCAGTGGATCTTGTCCGAGCTCCACACCTTGATCAAAAATGTGGATGAAGCCTACGGAGATTATGAAGCTACCCGGGCAGCAAGGATGATTTCCGATTACGTTCAGGAGAATTTGAGCAATTGGTATGTTCGCTTGAGCAGAAGACGCTTCTGGAAAGGGGATTATCAACAGGACAAGATTTCGGCTTACCAAACGCTTTACACCTGTTTGGCGACCGTGGCCAAATTATCCGCGCCGATCGCGCCATTTTTTATGGACCAGTTGTACAAGGATCTGGATGCCACGACCAAAAAGGATGGTTTTGAAAGTGTACACTTGGCAGAGTTCCCTGTTTTTGATGCCAATATGGTGAACAAAGACTTGGAGCGTAAGATGCAGTTGGCCCAGAAAATTTCTTCTTTGGTGCTTTCCATCCGTCAGAAGGAGAAAATAAAGGTGCGCCAACCGCTTCAAAAAATCATGATCCCAGTTTTGGATAATGAGCAAAGAAGCGATATTGAAGCCGTTTCCGATTTGGTGAAATCCGAAGTAAACGTGAAAGAGATTGAGATGTTGGACGATGCTTCAGGAGTTCTTGTAAAACAAATAAAACCCAATTTTAAGGTTTTGGGCCCAAAATTTGGTAAGGATATGAAAGCAATTGCTGCCGGAGTATCAAAATTGGGTCAAGAGGACATACAAAAAATGGAACGCGAGGGAGAATTATTGCTACAGTTGGAAAATAAAACCGTTAATTTACAGTTAACCGATGTAGATATAAGTTCTCAAGATATTGAAGGTTGGTTGGTGGCCAGTTCAGGGCCGTTGACCGTAGCTCTGGATGTTACCATAGATGAAACCTTAAGAAAAGAAGGTATTGCGAGAGAGCTAGTGAACCGAATCCAGAATCTTCGAAAGGAATCCGGGTTTGAGGTGACTGATAAAATTGATATTAAGATATTGAAGGACGGCTTTGTGGAAAATGCGGTTTCCAGTAACGAGGATTACATCAAAACGGAAACTTTGACCGCCGAGCTCAACTTTGAAGAAAAACTTGAAGAAGGTATAGCAATTGCCTTTGATGAAGTGAATACAAAATTGTTTATTCAAAAACATTAG